In Bacillota bacterium, the following are encoded in one genomic region:
- a CDS encoding ABC transporter ATP-binding protein — MQKLTEILRIDNLKKYFHTAQGVVKAVDGVNLTLDEGETLGLVGESGSGKSTVAYTVVGIYGATSGKILFRGKDISMGTVRRPKSLKKDIQIVFQDPGTSLNPRHYVHEILAMPLRVHKIVPEKEITNKVKELLDRVQLPTSFIYKHPLELGEGEKQSVGVARALAVNPSLIVLDEPTSALDVSMQAKVINLLLDLQKNYGFSYLFITHDLGVMRNVADRIAIMYLGKICEIAPAADFFHNPLHPYTRMLISSVPVVSEEEEQLRPVKVASRGEIPSPVNVPSGCGFHPRCSDVMSLCSEEIPGKWEVEPGHYVFCHKYIKDKR; from the coding sequence GTGCAGAAATTGACTGAAATACTAAGAATTGATAACCTGAAAAAATATTTTCATACAGCCCAGGGAGTAGTAAAGGCAGTTGATGGTGTTAACCTAACCCTGGATGAAGGTGAAACACTGGGTCTGGTAGGTGAATCGGGCTCAGGGAAAAGTACTGTTGCTTATACTGTGGTTGGTATCTATGGAGCTACATCCGGCAAAATTTTATTTCGCGGCAAGGATATTTCCATGGGAACTGTCCGTCGTCCAAAATCATTGAAAAAAGATATACAAATTGTTTTTCAAGATCCCGGAACATCTTTAAATCCCCGGCATTATGTTCACGAAATTCTTGCCATGCCTTTGCGGGTTCATAAAATCGTCCCGGAAAAAGAGATCACCAATAAAGTAAAAGAGCTTCTCGACAGAGTTCAGCTCCCAACCAGTTTTATATATAAGCACCCTCTCGAGTTGGGTGAAGGCGAAAAACAGTCGGTAGGTGTTGCCAGAGCATTGGCGGTGAATCCTTCACTAATTGTATTGGATGAACCTACATCAGCTTTAGATGTATCGATGCAGGCAAAAGTAATAAACCTGCTGTTAGATTTACAGAAGAATTATGGATTTTCATATTTATTTATTACCCACGATCTTGGAGTCATGAGAAATGTGGCAGACAGGATTGCGATAATGTACCTGGGCAAGATCTGTGAAATAGCTCCGGCAGCTGATTTCTTTCATAATCCACTTCATCCTTATACCCGGATGCTTATATCATCTGTACCGGTTGTATCTGAGGAAGAGGAACAACTAAGGCCTGTCAAAGTTGCTTCTCGTGGTGAAATTCCGAGTCCGGTAAATGTACCTAGTGGGTGTGGATTTCACCCTCGCTGCTCAGATGTTATGAGCCTATGTAGTGAAGAGATTCCCGGTAAATGGGAAGTAGAACCTGGACACTATGTATTTTGCCACAAGTATATAAAAGATAAGAGATGA
- a CDS encoding ABC transporter ATP-binding protein translates to MSEKLLEVRNLCVSYKTYEGNLRVVDGLNLEVRQDEKVGLVGETGCGKTTTMRAIMGILPKPVGKVDSGEIIYKGQDLLKKTNKEMQCIRGVEIAVIFQNPTAALNPVFTIGQQLQQAIKSQVPKKTGKKISSSEARERAIKALKEAALPDPERLLSNYPVQLSGGMKQRVCIALALVSDANLLIADEPGTALDVTIQDQILRLLMSSVEKRQTATLYIEHSLGVIREWMDRVYVMYAGRTVEVAKTKDLFDNPRHPYTRGLMQAVPRLTGGGIAQGIPGRVPEYVNPPSGCRFHPRCPYQIDICVKERPPYFEIGEDHKVACYRSAEID, encoded by the coding sequence GTGAGTGAAAAGCTGCTTGAAGTTCGTAACCTTTGTGTAAGTTATAAAACCTATGAAGGAAATTTGCGAGTAGTTGATGGGTTAAATTTAGAGGTGAGACAGGATGAAAAGGTAGGTCTTGTCGGGGAAACCGGTTGCGGGAAAACTACAACTATGAGAGCTATTATGGGTATATTACCAAAGCCGGTAGGAAAAGTAGATAGCGGAGAAATAATCTATAAAGGGCAGGACTTGCTTAAAAAAACCAATAAGGAAATGCAATGTATCCGGGGTGTTGAAATTGCAGTAATATTTCAGAATCCGACTGCTGCCTTGAATCCTGTTTTTACAATTGGACAGCAGTTGCAGCAGGCTATAAAAAGCCAGGTTCCGAAAAAAACTGGTAAGAAAATATCTTCTTCAGAAGCAAGGGAAAGAGCAATAAAAGCTTTAAAGGAAGCTGCTCTTCCTGATCCAGAAAGACTTTTGTCGAATTACCCTGTTCAATTAAGTGGAGGAATGAAACAGAGAGTATGCATTGCATTGGCGTTGGTATCTGATGCTAATCTGTTAATTGCAGATGAACCAGGTACGGCATTAGATGTGACCATTCAAGATCAAATTTTGCGATTGTTAATGTCCTCCGTAGAAAAACGGCAAACCGCAACCCTTTATATTGAACATTCTTTGGGAGTAATCAGAGAATGGATGGATAGGGTTTATGTTATGTATGCCGGAAGGACTGTAGAAGTAGCTAAAACCAAAGATCTATTTGATAATCCACGGCATCCTTATACCCGCGGCCTGATGCAGGCAGTTCCGAGACTTACAGGTGGAGGTATAGCCCAGGGGATTCCGGGAAGAGTGCCTGAATATGTTAATCCACCTAGTGGATGTCGATTTCATCCACGCTGCCCTTATCAAATAGATATTTGTGTGAAAGAAAGGCCACCTTATTTTGAAATAGGGGAAGATCATAAAGTAGCTTGTTATAGGAGTGCAGAAATTGACTGA
- a CDS encoding EthD domain-containing protein produces the protein MVKLTVLYNLPPDADHEEFLKWRTTTHQKNNMAMPGVIKSDFYEIKKAWKNDSAPYRYMTEAYYPDMATFEKSFFDPDYQARLAVSLERIADPLFLISEEIISEEN, from the coding sequence ATGGTTAAATTAACAGTGCTTTACAATTTACCGCCTGATGCAGATCATGAAGAGTTTCTCAAATGGCGCACTACAACTCATCAGAAGAACAATATGGCCATGCCAGGAGTGATTAAGAGTGATTTCTATGAAATCAAGAAAGCCTGGAAAAACGATTCTGCTCCATACCGCTATATGACGGAGGCATATTACCCGGACATGGCAACCTTTGAGAAAAGTTTTTTTGATCCTGACTATCAAGCAAGATTAGCGGTATCATTAGAACGCATCGCTGATCCGCTTTTCTTAATTTCAGAGGAAATAATTTCAGAGGAAAATTAG
- a CDS encoding hydantoinase/oxoprolinase family protein, whose product MLRVATDIGGTFTDLVYVNPEGEVVNAKSNTTSGEFEKGVMNVIETSEISPVDFISFVHGTTIVINAITERKGAKTALITTKGFRDVLEIGRGNRPDFFNLEYRKPKPFVPRYLRREVSERVNYKGIVKETLDSSDLPKILEDFRSDGVEAIAICLINSYANPVHEVQILEMINEQWPEVAVVASHQITREWREYERTNTAVLSAYVQPIAHRYLDQLTNSLDDAGMKCTPYIMQSNCGIDTVNSARQIPITMIESGPASGIWGAAALGRIIGEPEIIAIDIGGTTAKCGLITKGEIKLNTDYKVERSEIYAGYPVMVPVVDLVEIGNGGGSIAWVDDYQRMHVGPQSAGAVPGPVSYGIGGTEPTHTDAFLALGIINPDYFCGGTMVADMEAVEQAINKLAGKLNISKQEAAHGIVRIASNNMVNAIKLISINRGFDPRDFTLMAFGGGGGLNAYALAKELQIKKIIIPKLSSVFSAWGMLLSDLRRDYLLTQIVELKDESSKQITASFKDLEEKALEQYVEEGIEESRISFRRFARCRYQNQEHTVEIPFPEGIISAEEIKNTCEQFHVHYEREYTYRLDAPIELVCYHLIAIAEMDKLKPEKAPRSGLKVEDTIKGKRDVDFVEHGIYEAVIYDGNVFEPGMNLNGPAIIEEAGTTIIIPPKFNCNIDEYGNYRINLIEEGE is encoded by the coding sequence ATGTTAAGGGTAGCAACAGATATTGGCGGAACTTTTACTGACCTTGTTTATGTTAATCCGGAAGGTGAAGTTGTAAATGCAAAAAGCAATACAACTTCGGGAGAGTTTGAAAAAGGTGTTATGAATGTAATAGAAACCAGCGAAATATCTCCAGTTGATTTCATTTCTTTTGTACACGGGACTACTATTGTGATTAATGCAATTACTGAAAGAAAAGGGGCAAAAACTGCTTTGATAACAACAAAAGGTTTCCGTGATGTGCTTGAAATTGGACGTGGAAACCGCCCGGATTTTTTCAATCTGGAATATAGAAAACCAAAACCCTTTGTTCCCCGTTATTTGCGCCGTGAAGTATCAGAAAGAGTTAATTACAAAGGTATAGTGAAAGAAACTCTGGATTCAAGCGACCTTCCTAAAATTCTTGAGGATTTTCGATCAGATGGAGTTGAAGCTATTGCAATTTGTTTAATTAATTCCTATGCAAATCCGGTTCATGAAGTTCAAATTCTTGAAATGATTAACGAGCAATGGCCAGAGGTGGCTGTAGTTGCTTCTCATCAAATCACCAGGGAATGGCGCGAGTACGAGCGTACAAACACTGCAGTCCTATCTGCATATGTGCAGCCAATTGCCCATCGCTATTTGGATCAGCTAACAAATTCTTTAGATGATGCCGGAATGAAATGCACACCATATATTATGCAGTCCAATTGTGGAATTGACACTGTAAATAGCGCACGACAAATTCCAATTACGATGATTGAATCTGGACCGGCCAGTGGGATCTGGGGTGCAGCGGCACTTGGTAGAATAATAGGAGAACCAGAAATTATTGCCATTGATATTGGTGGTACAACCGCTAAATGTGGCTTAATAACCAAAGGAGAAATTAAACTAAATACGGACTATAAGGTAGAGAGAAGTGAAATTTATGCCGGCTATCCGGTTATGGTACCAGTGGTTGATTTAGTCGAGATTGGAAACGGTGGGGGATCGATTGCCTGGGTAGATGATTACCAAAGAATGCATGTTGGCCCCCAAAGTGCAGGTGCTGTCCCCGGGCCGGTTTCTTATGGGATTGGCGGAACTGAACCCACCCATACAGATGCCTTTCTAGCACTGGGAATAATCAACCCGGATTATTTCTGCGGAGGCACAATGGTTGCTGATATGGAAGCGGTAGAGCAAGCTATCAATAAACTGGCAGGTAAGCTCAATATCAGTAAGCAGGAAGCAGCACATGGCATTGTTAGAATTGCATCAAACAACATGGTCAATGCAATCAAGTTGATTTCAATTAACAGAGGTTTTGATCCACGTGATTTTACGCTGATGGCATTTGGCGGTGGAGGTGGATTAAACGCTTATGCTCTGGCGAAGGAATTGCAAATCAAAAAAATTATAATCCCGAAGCTATCCAGTGTTTTCTCTGCATGGGGCATGTTACTGAGCGATCTTAGGCGAGATTACTTGCTTACACAGATTGTAGAGTTAAAAGATGAAAGCAGTAAGCAAATTACAGCATCATTTAAAGACTTGGAAGAAAAAGCATTAGAACAATATGTTGAAGAAGGTATTGAAGAGTCCAGGATATCATTCCGCCGTTTTGCCAGATGCAGATATCAGAATCAGGAACATACAGTTGAAATACCTTTTCCTGAAGGGATTATCTCTGCTGAAGAGATTAAAAATACCTGTGAACAATTTCATGTACACTATGAAAGAGAATACACTTACCGTCTTGATGCCCCAATTGAGTTAGTTTGTTACCATCTTATTGCTATAGCAGAAATGGATAAGTTAAAACCGGAGAAAGCCCCAAGATCCGGACTTAAAGTTGAAGATACCATCAAAGGTAAACGTGATGTGGATTTTGTAGAACACGGTATTTATGAAGCAGTAATCTATGATGGTAATGTCTTCGAGCCCGGCATGAATTTAAATGGTCCGGCAATTATCGAAGAAGCGGGAACCACCATTATAATTCCGCCAAAATTTAACTGCAATATAGATGAATATGGGAATTACCGGATAAATCTTATTGAGGAAGGTGAATAA
- a CDS encoding hydantoinase B/oxoprolinase family protein yields the protein MIIHQYDPITLNIIQNSIQAAADEMFAAFRHTAMSAIIYEVLDMGVGITDKNGELASSGAGIPAFAGLLDKSVFCILKKFNKPDDIKPGDIFITNDPYNGGVTHLNDVVLAMPVFVDGELIAWTANMAHYNDVGGAVPGSMSNDATEIFQEGFILSAIKLFSEGKPIQSVFDIMTSNCRMPDFLTGDLWAGIASLRVGENRIMDICNKYGKDVFLHAIEEYLDYAEQVSLDAMKEIPNGKYSLVEEQDNGMFYKVTIEITDNEFIVDLRENPDQDKGPFNTSRDGTLTICQLAFKGVTSSNKMSNSGTFRPLKVLTRPGSIFDPVYPAAQGIYYELTVRLSDLIVRCMAEKLPERLPAGNFSSVCGTLFGGIHPDTGRTYVVIEPELGGWGGSATSDGNSGQFCMMHGETYNCPAEVAEARYGVTVDYLSFHDEDGGAGQYKGGKGVRIDYRIRSDNAWLTVSYTRSKFPPWPLEGGCEGSPNYILIVRSDGSTERYSVVSGLTLNTDDVIRIMTGTGAGWGDPLKREIEKINEDIKNGYVTLEQANRYYDYENRLKKQ from the coding sequence ATGATTATCCATCAGTATGATCCTATTACACTAAATATTATTCAAAACTCTATCCAGGCCGCAGCCGATGAAATGTTTGCTGCATTTCGACATACCGCTATGAGTGCTATTATTTATGAAGTGCTTGATATGGGAGTTGGGATTACAGATAAAAACGGAGAACTGGCCAGCAGTGGAGCAGGAATACCTGCATTTGCCGGACTATTAGATAAGTCCGTATTTTGTATTCTTAAAAAGTTCAATAAACCAGATGATATAAAGCCGGGTGATATCTTTATAACCAATGATCCTTATAATGGCGGAGTAACACATCTCAATGATGTTGTACTGGCTATGCCTGTATTTGTAGATGGTGAGCTTATTGCATGGACTGCAAATATGGCTCATTACAACGATGTCGGCGGGGCAGTTCCAGGCAGTATGTCCAATGATGCAACGGAGATATTCCAGGAAGGTTTTATACTTTCAGCAATTAAACTTTTTTCTGAAGGAAAACCGATCCAATCTGTATTTGACATAATGACTTCCAACTGCCGCATGCCCGATTTCTTGACCGGAGATCTTTGGGCCGGCATTGCATCGCTGAGAGTGGGCGAAAATCGAATTATGGACATATGCAATAAGTATGGAAAAGATGTTTTTTTGCATGCCATAGAGGAATACCTGGATTATGCTGAGCAGGTTAGCCTGGATGCGATGAAGGAGATTCCCAATGGCAAGTATTCACTGGTTGAAGAGCAGGATAATGGAATGTTCTATAAAGTTACAATTGAAATAACTGATAATGAATTTATAGTTGATTTGCGGGAAAACCCCGATCAAGATAAAGGGCCTTTTAATACCAGCCGTGATGGCACGTTAACTATATGCCAGCTCGCTTTTAAAGGGGTAACATCATCCAATAAGATGTCAAACAGCGGAACATTCAGGCCTTTAAAAGTTTTAACTCGCCCGGGTTCAATCTTTGATCCAGTCTATCCGGCTGCTCAGGGCATTTACTATGAGTTAACAGTAAGATTGTCGGATTTGATAGTAAGGTGTATGGCTGAGAAGCTTCCTGAGCGTTTACCGGCAGGAAACTTTTCCTCAGTGTGTGGAACACTATTTGGAGGGATACATCCGGATACCGGAAGGACATACGTTGTTATTGAGCCTGAGCTTGGAGGCTGGGGTGGATCGGCAACATCAGACGGTAACTCCGGACAGTTCTGTATGATGCATGGAGAAACATATAATTGTCCCGCTGAAGTAGCTGAAGCACGTTACGGAGTGACTGTAGATTACCTGAGTTTTCATGATGAAGATGGCGGTGCCGGACAGTATAAAGGAGGTAAAGGGGTAAGAATAGATTATAGAATTAGATCGGATAACGCATGGTTGACTGTTTCATATACTCGCTCAAAGTTTCCACCCTGGCCTTTGGAGGGTGGATGTGAAGGATCACCTAACTATATCTTGATTGTTCGCTCAGACGGCAGCACTGAAAGATATTCTGTAGTTAGCGGATTGACATTGAATACTGATGATGTAATCAGAATTATGACAGGAACAGGTGCCGGTTGGGGAGATCCATTAAAACGTGAAATTGAAAAAATAAACGAAGATATAAAAAATGGTTATGTAACTTTAGAACAGGCAAATCGCTATTATGATTATGAAAACAGGTTAAAAAAACAATAG